GGGGGCGACGTTGCAGGTGCCTCATGGAATTTCTCGATCATGCTTGGCTTTATGTAGGCCAAGTGCTCACCAAGGCTACCACCCCTTGTCGGTGATAGTAGACCACCGAGGTTCATGGAGAAGCTATTGTGGAGGGTAATGATGAATGCAATGCAGTGCAAGAACGGCGTCAACTAGGACGCGACAAAGAGGTAAAACCATACATAATCTTTCATTTTTACTTTCTTGGCTGCTTCCGCTGAGATGGTAGTGTTTTACTAATGTatttcccgttgcaatgcacgggcaattTTCCTAGTAATTATAAAAGTTTGTATGTAGTATATACTATATACGTGTCAACAACATGTCATGATTCCATGATAATTTAATCAACCTTGTGCGTGACTCGTTACTTGTTTGTATAATTCCAGCGCCTCCAGGAAAACCTTGGGCTGTGACAAAAACTGCCATCTTTTCTTAGCAGAAGATTGGAACTTGAAGTAAGAGAGGCATTCTTGCAATGTAGATTCTCCTCTCAGCATGGCATTCTCCTGCATGACCTGAACGGCTATGACCGGATCAACTCCAGCAGCAGCGAGCAGCAGGATTCCAATGTGGTCCGCTTCTAACTCACACctaaatatcaaacacatatatgTAGGGTAACATATCATGAAGATATATATGAACACTTAATGTGATGGAGATGGAGATTTATGATAAGAGGTTAGACAAATATTCTGCATGATTTATGAACAATTAATGTCATGGAGATGAAGCATAAATAACCTTCGCTTGAAGGGCGCAAATACGGGAAACATGAAGGGCAATACGAGGAGGAACAAGATCGGCACTTTTTCAATGATCGAACTTAACCAGTGGATTATCCCTGACGAGTGCCTTGCAATAACGTGCCCAACCTATATGTACAACAAAAACAAGGGCAGCGCCAATTAATGAATGCCTGGTGAAAAACCAGCAAGAACAAGACATGCATACATGATTAGTATATATCTCTAAAGGTTTGACCGTATATCTGCAGACATTCTCCCCTCAACACAcatttttatgtttgaccgtatttatacaataatacaccAATATTTATGCCATcacattagattcatgataaaatatattttcatcatataccaATTTTGGCAAAAAGAAAACTCAATCAAACTTTGTGATAGCTTGTAAATAGTGATGGCGTTTTAGAAGGCGATATGGTCTGCAATATGTTTGTATATATCTCTAAAGGTTGCTTAATTTTCATATGTATTTTTTGGAGGAATTTGCACTACCAGTGAAAATACAATAACAGTTAAAATAAGTTTGACTAATTAAGCACTTTAATTTGTAGGAAGTTATATGTGTGGCTACCTCATGCGCGAGCGTGAAGGCGATCTCGGCCTCACTCCTTTGGGGGTGGAGTAATGCAGTGTAGACTACGATTTTTCCGGCACCGGCGAAGGTCTCTGCACCCTTCTTTCCGTCACGCAGGAAGGAGTCTCCATTGATCTCGTCGTCTCTGACGACGATTACCTCCCAGTGGAGCCCATCCATCCACTGCAGCTCATCGGAGCGCGGCTTGGCCTGCTTGGCGACGTGCAGCTGCCTGacggcgaggccatggtgggcagcGCGGACCATGTCGAGGGCGATGCCGCGGACACGGACGGTGTCGGGATGGCGTGGGCCGAGGATCCTGGAGGCGTGCTCTTTCTTGAACTTGGCAAATTCGGCCTCGTCGCGCTCGCGCGCCTCTTCGTGGGAGAACAGCGCCAGATGGGTGCGGCCGCTGAAGGGCGCCCTCTCGCCGTACTTGAGGCGCACAGCGATTGCGGCCACGCCCGTCGCTAGGGCCGTCGCCGCGGCCACCTTCCGCGGGTCGTGGTGCCACGGCGGGGCCTCTGGCGGTGATGGTGGTGGCCGTTTGACGTGGTCGGAGTGGGAGAAGAATCGTCGCTGTACTGCCCCCAGACGGCAATGGAGATTATTGGTGCAGAGTAGGAGGCGGCGGGGGATGTTCCTCGGCATCTTCGTCCTTTTCGATCTCGGTATGCTGCTATGGGTTTAATATACACGTGCCGTGCTAGCTATGGATCATCGGAgatctattctttcttttttttaacaCTGATAAGCCCTAAATGATCGAGATGCCTAGTTGTTTTTTTACGTGATAGCATTTTTTAACAGACGCAAGCGTTTATACCTACGCGGATACATGCACCCCCacgaatgcacacacgcacaccctacccctatgagcaaaGACTGAGCCGGAATATGATTTTTAGATTTACGAGGTCGCCGTAGACGTCTCGTCGTTGACGAGAATGTCTCTTCTCACTGAAAG
The Triticum aestivum cultivar Chinese Spring unplaced genomic scaffold, IWGSC CS RefSeq v2.1 scaffold177578, whole genome shotgun sequence DNA segment above includes these coding regions:
- the LOC123176827 gene encoding mitochondrial metalloendopeptidase OMA1-like, with amino-acid sequence MPRNIPRRLLLCTNNLHCRLGAVQRRFFSHSDHVKRPPPSPPEAPPWHHDPRKVAAATALATGVAAIAVRLKYGERAPFSGRTHLALFSHEEARERDEAEFAKFKKEHASRILGPRHPDTVRVRGIALDMVRAAHHGLAVRQLHVAKQAKPRSDELQWMDGLHWEVIVVRDDEINGDSFLRDGKKGAETFAGAGKIVVYTALLHPQRSEAEIAFTLAHEVGHVIARHSSGIIHWLSSIIEKVPILFLLVLPFMFPVFAPFKRRCELEADHIGILLLAAAGVDPVIAVQVMQENAMLRGESTLQECLSYFKFQSSAKKRWQFLSQPKVFLEALELYKQVTSHAQG